The Bacteroidia bacterium genomic interval TTTTGGTGAGGTAAATTTTTCGTACGCGAATATTGGCAAGTGCAGTTTTCAGAATATTTTGTTACCAAAGAGACTAATTTTTCATGAAACGACATTAAGCAGGCTGTTGGATTTGTCATTTGTCCGAAATAATGAAAATGCAAGAGCTCCTATAGTTTTATCTAAAACTCCAATAGATAGCTTGAAATTTGATTACTCTCAGTTTTTTTTAATTAATGGGACGATTAGAATTCCTTATCCCTTCTTGAAGAAAGGTTCGGAAAGGGAGATGAAGATTGTTTCAAAAGAGGAAATTGAAAAAATGTACTTTGATATAATGAGAATGCAAAAGAGGTATAATTATGTCGAAGGATACCAATATGCAGATTTAGATTATCAAAAATGGAAACTAAGTACAGGCTTTTTCTATGAAAAATTTATTATTCTTCCAATAAAGAAGAGATGGGATAATTTTGGCTATAATAAAGACTTAATCTTTACAAATACATTTATCCTTTTTTCCATATTTTTCCTAATAACGATTTCACTCTTTCCGTATTTGGTTACTAAAGTATATAATCCTGCAAGCTTAAAGGGTTTAAAGGATAGTCTCAATAAAAACAGACATGATTACAAAAAGTTGATTCAATATCTTAGATTAATTCCATATGCATTCTACTACACCTTAATTATATTTTTCGGGTTAAGAATGGAATTGAACAATTTTATGATTGACGGAAATCCCAACCATCACAGCTACAATTTAAAGAAGAAACTTTTAGGGGGGTATATTTTAGTGATGTATGCTGTGGGTCTAATTTGTACTGCATACTTAGCTCGCTATGTAATTTCTTCCTAAAAAAATTCCCGACCTGTTTTTCACAGGCCGGGACGTGTATGAAGAAACAATTTACCCCAATGTTTTTAAAAGGCTAATAATGCTTTCAGGCCCTCCATAGGAATGGACTCCACGTACATACTCAGACCGATTCCCATTAGCACGGCAATTGCGGCTGCTGTGGCTGTATAAAAATTAGATCTGGAAGGCTCTCTTTGCTTTCTTTTTAGCATACCTTCATATACGCTCAGCCTATTCTTCTCCTCTCTACTCATAGAAAGAGGTTTGTAGAGGCTACTTTCATGGTCTTCGAGGAAATACAATCCCCAGGGCAACTTCCCACTTTCGATATCCTGAATGTCGAATGGCCATTTGAAATGATCCTGCTCTATATCGTATTTCAATCTGTAGGCACCGAAACGCGGAAAACGTTTTTGGACACGTACCAGGGCTTGTTGAATACTGGCTCCTTTTGCAAGTGCTTTATAGAAGGTATTGGCCAATCTGTGAGAACGTCTGTCTCGTTTTTGTGTTTCCGAAATCATGACTGCAGGGATATCTCTCCGCGCCAGCATATCCAGCAAACGAGGAGTTGCACATCCATTTAGGTAGACCAGCTCCAGATTTGGGAGCAAATCAATTACCCGTGATAATTCATCGATATGAATATGCCATTCGGATTTTCCTGCTTCGATTCTTAGATGTTCACTTTCTGCATGACCACTAAAGTGCAGAACTTTTACCCGTTCCTGGTAATACTTTCTCCCAATAAAATCTGGAAAGAAGTAGGTGTTTACTACAGGATCTTTGTGAACAACTTCAAACAAAGGTTTTTTAGATCCGAAAGAGAGAATCTTTGATATACGCTGTCTTTCATTAAAAAGGTAATTCAGTCTTTTGCCTTTGCGAGAGCTATTTACGCAAGCTAGATAGACGATCGGTTTTTTGGTTGTCATTTCCATGGATACAAGAGCTTTTTGTGTAAGATGAATGTTAAAGGTGATCCATCATTGAGAAGTATGGAAATCCGCAAAAATCTAAATGATCCCTGTAGAATCTTTTGCTTTCCGCTTCATCAGTCAAACGACTAGTCAAAAAGATTTACACCAAAAAGGACCGAAAAAAAGAAATCCCGGCATTTCAAGCTTGCCGGGATTAGTCAAATAAGGATGTTTAAAAACGATATTTAAAAGGCAAGGAGATTGCTTAGACCTCCCGCTTCATCTTGTCCGAAATAGATCAGAGCAAGAATGAAGGTAATAGCTGCAGCAATGGCAGCAAATCGATACGTGGAAGAATAATCTTCTTCTCCCTGTTTTACATAATTCGAAATGGGAAGAGAAATTCCTTCATGATCCCGGTGTGAAATGGGTTCATACAGCTGGCCTTCATGTTCGGCCAGATAATAGAGCCCCCAGGGAATCTTTCCGATTTCCAGTTCTACGGGCCAGTCAATTACATCTGACTCAATTTCGTAGTCTAATTTAAAGGAACCGAATTGAGGGAAAACTTCCTGAACGCTGAGTAAAGCCTTTTGTACAGATGCGCCTCTGCTAATCTCTTCATAGAAGGTGCTGGCAATGTCCATACTTCTTTTGTCTTTACTCTGTGTCTCGCAGACCATGATCGCCGGTACATCACGCCTTACCAGCATGTCCAATAATTTCGGGGTGGCGCATCCATGAAGGAAGACCAACTCGAGATTTGGCAGTAAGGCAATGAATTTCGACAGCTCATTTACATGAAGGCTGGTTTCTGCTTTTCCGGATTCAACACGCAGATGCTCGCTCTCGGCTTCGCCCATAAAATGCAGGACTCTGATCCGATCGAGATCGTAGTTTTTGTTGAGATAGTCGAAAAAGTAAGAATTGGCGGACGGGTCTTTGATGACGGGTTCAAACAACGGTTTCTGGCGACTAAAAGAGAGGATATTCTGAATAGCCTTTCTTTGTTTTACCAAATACCGAATACGCTTGCCGCTGCGAAAACTATTAACGCAGGCAAGATACACGATGGGTGTTTGGGCCGTGTAAGCCATGGTGCTAGGGCTTAAATTTGGATTACAATTAAGAACAATTACGATGCATAAATTATCAAAGCTGTGAATGAAAAGAGGGTGAGAATGCGCGAGCTGTAATTTATCCTGTATGAACGGTAAGATAAATCAGCAATTTTTAGGAAAATATAAGTCGATCAGCCGTATCTTTGTACCATAGGGGACAATCTTTTTAGGGAAACTATTACAGGGATACTTTTACACATTTACGGTGTAAAGAGCCTTTGCCTATATGGGGTATTTTATTGGCAGAGGGCAAATGAACACGAAGAATGAAAAAACTTTACCAGCTAATCCTTTGTCTGGGTTATGTTTGCTGGATTTGCTTGCCTGAATACTCCTTTGCACAATGTGGCAATGGAAATTTCAAAGTCTTGCACTACACGGAGACTTCCGGTTATAATCACAACACCCGGAGTCAATCCTTGTCCATGTTTCAAGCTATCGGGAGTGCCAATGGATTTACCGTTACCAATGACCAAAGTGGAGCGGAATTCAATTCTCTGGCAAATCTACAGCAATATGCAGTAGTCATTTTCTCCAATACTTCCGGCAATAATATTCTCAACGCTACCCAAAGAGCCAATTTCGAATCCTATATTCAGGCTGGAGGCAGCTATATGGGTATACATGCGGCCTCAGATACCTATCGCCATAGTTCGGCAAATGGAGGGTCCCGAGGTACCTGGGACTGGTATGCGGAAAATGTCGCAGGCTGTAGTGTCCAGGAAAGCCCCAACCATACCAGCCAAAATCACAACAATAATATGACCCAGCAGTCTCCTGGACATCCTACTTTAGTAGGTTTGCCCAGTCCCTGGAATAAAACAGAGGAATATTATTATTGGGAAAATGGATACCTCAATTCTTCTTTTACTGAAGTTCTGAGAGTGAATCGCACGGGAGGGGCGAGCTATGATGCAGAACGAATGACCACTCATATAAAGGAATTGCAATGGGGAGGGAGAGCATTTTATACTTCCTTAGGTCATGCGCAAAGCAATTTTACTTCTGACCAGAATTTCAGAACCCTCCTGACCAATGCTGTCAGTTGGACTGCTGCGCCGAATACAGGAGGTGGAGGCTCCGGACTTAACCTTTCTGCCAGTATCAGCAATGCTAGCTGTGAGTTGAGCAATGGAGCCATAGATCTGAGCGTAAGCGGAGGCTCAGCTAGCTATTCCTATACGTGGTCCAATGGATCGAATAATCAGGACATCAGCAACCTGGCACAAGGTAGTTACAATGTCCTGGTAGATGATGGAAATGGCTGTACAGAACGCGATACATTTGTCGTGGGGAATTCTGCTTCCAAGCCCTTACTTAACCTCAATATTGGCCAGAAGATCTCCTGTTTTGCTGCAAATGATGGCGAGATAAATAGTACCGTTTTAGGCAATGGAGCTCCTTATTCTTACATCTGGAATACAGGCGCTACCAATCCTGATCTTACAGGCATTGGTGCCGGTACCTATCAATTGATTATCACTTCAGTTGCAAATTGTAAAGATACTGCAGATATCATCTTGAGCGAGCCTGCTGCATTGCAGTTAACTCTGCAAATACAAAGTAATCCGAGTTGCGGAAATCCGACAGGAGGAGAGATACTGGGACAGGCTAGCGGAGGAAGCGGGACCTTGTCCTACCTTTGGAACACCGGAGCCAATACCAGCTTGATAAGCGGATTGGATTCGGGAAGATATATACTCACAGTAACAGATTCAGCCCTCTGTAGCATACAAGATTCTGTCCAGTTGAGTTATTCCAGTTTTGGATTGACCCTGACGGAAACTCAGTCTATCGATTGTTTTGGAGGAAATGAAGGAGCAATAACGCCTAGCCTTTCTGGAGGCAATCCTCCCTTCAGCTATTCCTGGAACAATGGCCAAACGACAGCTGTTGCCAGCAATCTTTCAGCAGGATGGCAGGTATTGACAGTGATCGATAATGATGGCTGTACAGAAAGAGATTCTTTGCTCCTCAATCAGCCGGACTCACTCCAAACGGGACTACTAATTGATCAGAATATCGAGTGTTATGGTGAAGCAAATGGAATATTAACTTCAACTCCTATCGGCGGTACAGCTCCATATAGCTATATCTGGAATAATATTGCGGGAGTTGATAGTCTGAAAAATCTGGATACGGGTCTTTATAGACTGGAAGTTTTGGATGCAAATGGATGTAGTGCGATAGATAGCATCAGACTGGATCAGGCGGATTCCCTAAGCTTACAATTTCAGATTGCCCAGGAAGTTTCCTGTAATGGCGGATCTGATGGTCAAATTCTGAGTATAGCTGGTGGAGGGGCCTTACCCTATAGCTATAGCTGGAATTCTGGTCAAACTACAGCAGATTTAAATGCGATCCCTGCCGGGAACTATACCTTATCCCTGACAGATGCTAATAGTTGCCTGCTTCAAAAATCTATTAATCTCAGCGAACCCACTGCCATCAATGCAAGTCTGAATCTTGTCCAGGAACTTAGCTGTTTCGGAGGAATGGATGGCCAAATGTCCGTTAGCATCAGCGGAGGAAATCCTCCCTATACGTATAGCTGGTCTTCAGGTGCTACGGATAGCATTGCAAATAATCTGAGTGCGGGTATGCAAATTCTGGAAATCAGAGATAGTAATAATTGTCTGTGGACAGATTCTCTCCTGATGCCTGAACCAGCAGCTTTGCAATTAAGCCCTCAGATCCTTCAGGCAGCCAGTTGTAATGGTGCGGCCAATGGGGAAGCCAAAGTAAGTGTAAGCGGTGGAACAATGCCGTATTCCTACCTCTGGTCTTCCGGCCAAACGGATTCTGTAGCTACTGGACTTATAGCCGGGATTTATCAGCTCATTGTTACAGATGCAAGTGGATGTCAGGATTCCGTAGATGTGACTGTCAATAACAATATCCCCTGGTCTCTGAATATATTACAGACAGCACAGATCAATTGTTTTGGAGATAGCACGGGAGGATTGAGTGTGGAGGTGCAAAATGGAAATGGCTTTGAACCCTTTAGTTTTTTATGGTCGAATGCGGCTACAGATAGTAGTTTGACAGGCCTTCCGGATGGATCATATAGTGTTACGGTTACAGATAAAGATGCTTGCCAGCAAAGCAGTAGTTTTCAGCTACAGGCACCAGATTCGCTGGTAATACAATTATCCCTGCAGACCCCTATCTCATGTTTTGGAGCCACTGATGGGGTTCTACTTGCTACCCCCAGCGGAGGAACGGCTCCTTATAGTTATAGTTGGAGCAATGGGCAAAGCGGGGCTTCAAACAATGGAGTAGGAGCTGGTATGATGCTGTTGACAGTTACCGATGCGAAAGGCTGTGTTCGAACAGACTCTATACAGGTCAATGAACCCGCAAGCATTTCCATCAATTTCCAACTTCAAACAGCAATTTCCTGTAATGGCTTATCAGATGGTGCACTCCTCGCAACTCCCAGTGGAGGAAACTCTCCTTATACCTACACCTGGGCTGATGGACAAAGCACTCCTATTGCTAGCGGTTTGGCTTTCGGATGGCAAGCTATTCTTGTACAGGACGCCAATGGATGCCAGGTTCAGGATTCAATTCTCCTACTCGAACCTTCAGCCATAATTGCAAACCTTAATTTGGTTCAGGAAGTTAGCTGCTTTGGGGAAATGGATGGGCAGATGTCCGTGACTGTTAGTGGAGGAAATCCCGCTTATACCTACAATTGGTCTTCTGCGGCGACTGATAGTATCGCAAATAATCTGAGTTCAGGTATGCAAATCCTTGAGATCAGAGATAGTAATAATTGTC includes:
- a CDS encoding pentapeptide repeat-containing protein, translated to MQEHPLLKRKIYLFSRMQFVKFLILLLLIGAFHFEVFPQNSQPDTVGDFELVKCDLNEKNLRGQNHKGCFTKANFRRTHFQKKQSFANRNFLSDVDFSIAKFYGEANFMGATFDQGVKFSGTRFEDVSKFYEVRFKGKSHFGSTDFQGNSDFLRSEFEGPVSFVNTKFKEAPDFIEVKFKDDVSFERTLLSDGTDFRDAEFFGEVNFSYANIGKCSFQNILLPKRLIFHETTLSRLLDLSFVRNNENARAPIVLSKTPIDSLKFDYSQFFLINGTIRIPYPFLKKGSEREMKIVSKEEIEKMYFDIMRMQKRYNYVEGYQYADLDYQKWKLSTGFFYEKFIILPIKKRWDNFGYNKDLIFTNTFILFSIFFLITISLFPYLVTKVYNPASLKGLKDSLNKNRHDYKKLIQYLRLIPYAFYYTLIIFFGLRMELNNFMIDGNPNHHSYNLKKKLLGGYILVMYAVGLICTAYLARYVISS